A segment of the Actinomycetes bacterium genome:
CCCGGCTGACTTCGCGTTGTGGAAGTTCGCGAAGGAGGGCGAGCCGAGTTGGCCTGCGGAGTTCGGTGCCGGCCGCCCGGGGTGGCACACCGAGTGCGTGGTGATGAGCCTCGACCTGCTCGGAGACGGATTCGACCTGCACGGAGGCGGCATCGACCTGGCGTTTCCCCACCACGAGAACGAGCGCGCCCAGGCTGTTGCGGTCGGCAGGCCGTTTTCGCAGCGCTGGGTACACAACGGATTCGTGGAGGTGGGCGGCGAGAAGATGTCGAAGTCGCTCGGCAACTTCACGACGGTCGACGACCTGATCGAGCGACACGACCCCCGCGCGTTGCGCCTGCTGATCCTGCAGGCCCACTACCGCTCGCCGGTGGAGGTCACGCCGACGTCGATGGGCAACGCCGAGGCGGCGCTGGAACGTCTGGACACGCTCGCCCGCAGGGTTTCGGGGTTGGCCGACTCAGAGCCCGACGGCGAGCGTCTGGGGGCATTTCGTGAGCGCATGGACGACGACCTCGATACGCCGGGGGCGATGGCCGTGTTGTTCGCAACAGTGACCGAGGCGAACCGGGCTCTCGACTCGGGCGACGAGTCTGCAGCCGCTGGCCTGGTTGCGGCGTGGCGGGCGATGCTCGCCGCCGTCGGGTTGCCTGTGGAGGGCGACGGAGCGGACCTTCCCGAAGACGTTCTGGAGTTGTGCCGCCGCCGTGATCAGGCGCGCGCCGACAAGGACTGGGGCAGCGCCGACTCGATCCGCGACGAACTCGTTGTCCTCGGCTATGTGGTCGAGGACACGCCCTCGGGCACCGCGGTACGGCCAAGCTGAGGACTCGGCGCCGGCTCCCTCGGCCGCGTCGTGTGACCGCGATGCCACGGGCGAGTGCTGGCGGACTTCATGAGGTGCTCGGCGAACCTGTCGATGCAACGGGTTCGTGCTTGGCCTCCGTGGTTACCGCTGGGTAACCTACTGACTGGTAACAAGAGCTGTGGCCAGTGGCCGCGCTGCCGCCACCCAACGAGGACGTCCGATGACCGAATTCTCACTTGCACTGAACGAGGACCAGATCCAGATCCAGAAGTGGGTACACGACTTCGCCGAAGGCGTCGTGCGCCCCGTGGCCGAGGAATGGGACGAGAAGGAAGAGTTCCCCTGGCCGGTCGTGCAGGAGGCCGCCCAGATCGGCCTCTACGGGTGGGACTTCATGGCCCAGTCGATGATGGGGGACTCCACTGGTCTCACAATGCCGCTCGCAGTCGAGGAACTCTTCTGGGGCGACGCAGGCATCGGCCTGTCGATCTTCGGATCCGGCCTCGCCGCAGCGGGTATCGCCGGTGTCGGCACCACCGAGCAGGTAATGGAGTGGATCCCCCAGTGCTACGGGGATGCCGACAACGTCATGCTCGGCGCGTTCTGCGTGTCCGAGCCCGACGCCGGCTCCGATGTGAGTTCGCTTCGCACCCGTGCGGTCTACGACGAGGCCAAGGACGAATGGGTGCTCAACGGCACCAAGGCATGGATCACCAACGGCGGCATCGCGGATGTCCACGTGGTCGTGGCCGCCGTCGATCCCGACCTTCGCAGCCGCGGCCAGGCCAGCTTCGTGATTCCGCCCAATACGCCGGGCCTGTCGCAGGGCCAGAAGTACTCGAAGATGGGCATCCGTGCGTCGCACACCGCAGAGGTCGTGCTCGACGACGTTCGCATCCCCGGCTCCTGCCTGCTCGGCGGCAAGGATAAACTCGACGACAAGCTCGCCATCGCCCGAGAGGCCGAGAAGAACCCCAAGATCTCATCCGGCAAACAGCCGGCCATGTCGACCTTCGAGGCCACTCGCCCTACGGTCGCAGCACAGGCGGTCGGAATCGCACGTGCCGCCTATGAGTACGCCCTCGACTACGCGCAGGAGCGCCAGGCGTTCGGCAAGCCGATCATCCAGAACCAGGCGATCTCGTTCATGCTCGCCGACATGGCCACCCAGGTCGAGGCGTCACGCCTGCTGGTGCACCGTGCGGCCTGGCTGGGCAGCAACGGCAACTTCGAGAAGGCCGAGGGGTCGATGTCGAAGCTCCACGCAGGCCGCACCGCCGTCTGGGTCACCGAGCGTGCGATCCAGATCCTCGGTGGATACGGCTACGTCAAGGAGTACCCCGTCGAGCGCTGGCACCGCGACGCGAAGATCTACGACATCTTCGAGGGAACCGAGCAGATACAGCAGCTCGTCATCGCCCGTGCGATCTCCGGTCTGCGCATCGAGTAGCTCGACCACGGATCCACATTTCATTGCGGGCCCGTCCTGTCCGGCGCAGTGGTTTGTCCTCGGCGCCAGGCGAGGTCCGGGATCGTCCCATGGCAGCGACTCATGTTGCTTGCCCGCGCGATCATTCCCCTTCCGGGTTGTCCGTGGGCGACCGCTTGCGTGGCGACTCGACGACATGGGTGAGCGTGATGAGCGGGATCACCAACCAGATCAGGTAGTCGGCTTCTGCTGGCCAGATGGCGATCAGTCCGGCCACCATCGCATAGCAGGCAGCGCGCCACAGATCCATGGTGACGACGAAGTCACCGGGTTCGGCAGACGGGCTGATGAGCGACTTGCGCGACCTGCTGTAGAGGGTCATGAAGACCTTCACGAGGGTGATGAGCGCCAGCAAACTCAGGTAGGCGATCCCCTGACCGTGCTCCAGGCCCCTGAACGTGAAGCCGGCGATCACCGGGAACAGGCTCAGCAGGAGCAGCCAGATCGTGTTCAACCAGAGCAGCGGATAGTTGTAGTCGTCCATCAGCTCCCAGAACCTGTGGTGGCCGGTCCAGATCCACACCATCAGGAGGAACACCGCTACATAACTGATCAGCTGGCTGGAATAGGTGGTGAACAGGTCCGCCACGGTGTCGCCTTCCTGGACCAGGTCGGCGATGGGCAGAATCAGAAGTGTCACGGCCACGGCGACTACGGCGTCGGTGAAGTTGACGAGTCGGTCGATCCCTCTGTCTGTGGTTACTCGCGGCATGATCAGGTACCCGGCGGTCCGCTTGGCCCGCCGATCCGAGCGGAGAAGATCGAGGCTCCCGGGTCGTTCATGTCGGAAGGCTTGCACAATCGGTTGGTGCAGTAGTGGCGACCGTGCGCAGAGTGAGCTCGTCCACGTCCCACTCTCGCGCGTGGCAACAGGCCTTCGGGGCGAAGAGCGTTGGTTCACCCGGGTGAACCAACGAGGTGTAACCGATCTAGCGCCGTGCCGGCGGGCCAGCCGTCGCGGCCGAGCGACCGGCGCGGCGGCCGAAGTAGGTGCCATCAGCGAGCGAGATGCCGCTCACGTAACCAGCGCCAGCGATCCCGGCAGTCGTTCGTCCGGCCGCGAACAGGCCGGGAACCGGCTGCCCCGACTCGTCGAGCACGGATCCGTTGGCGGACGTTTGCAGGCCGCCGAGCGTGAAGGAGGCGTAGAAGCTGCCCTCCACGGTCATGTCGACCGCTCCGAACGGCGGCTCGAGGGGGATGACCCACTCGGGGTCCTTCTGGTACTCGGGGTCCTCGCCATGTTGGGCATGCGAGTTGTATCGCTCGAGCGTGTCAACGAGTGAGCCGTCGGGCAGGCCCATCTCGGCCTCGAGTTCCGCGGCCGACTCGGCGACCCACCTGGGCTTGTAGCCGGCGATGTTCACCGCGAACGTCTCGTCGGAGTGGATGAAGAACATCTGGCCATCGTTGTCGAGCAGCGAGGCCTTGCCTACCCGGCCCGCATAGGTGTCCTCGTTGATGAATCGCTTGCCTTTGCCGTTCACGAGGACGCCGCGCACCAGTGAGCGCGGTGGGGTGAGCGGCAGACCGACTTCGATGTGTGCCATGCCGGTCGCCACGGCGCCCACTCCCTGTGCCATGCGGATGGCCGCACCATCGTCGAACTCGGTGCCGATCGGCACGTTGACCCGGGACACTGCTGGGCAATGCTGCGCCACCATCTCGGGGTTGAACGTGAATCCGCCGGCGGTGAGCACGACGCCCAAGCGCGCCCCGACTGTCGAGGCCTCGCCGTCGATCGTGGCTTGCACGCCCACGACCTCTCCCTTGTCCACAGCGAGGCGATCGACGCGGGCGTCGGTGATCACCGACACCCCCGCGGCGCGTACCGCCTCGGTGAGCCGCTGCATGAGGAAGCCGCCAGCCGCATCGGGGAACTTCGGGTGGTGGCCGCGGGGCGCGGGTGGCGCGATGTCGTTGAACGGCCAGGAGTCCTCGCCGCCCGAGTAGCACAGCCCCGAGTCGTCGTCGGGTTCCCGGTCGTGTTCGGGGTGGTAGCGGGGCTCGAAGGGAACGCCGTGGTCGACCAGCCAGTGGAAGTGCCCGACGCTGTCGCGGCAGAACTCATGCACCTTTGCCTCGTTCACGCCCGGTCCGCAGGCAGCGGTCAGGAAAGCCTCCATGGCCTCTGGTGTGTCGTCGAACCCGCAGGCATTCTGGATGGGCGTGCCGCCGCCCATATAGATGATCCCGCCCGACATTGCCGAGGTGCCGCCACCTATGGCGGCTGCCTCGAGTACGAGCACCTCGGCCCCTGCTTCGGCAGCCTCGATCGCTGCGCATGCACCCGCGCACCCGAGACCCACGACCACCACATCGGCGCTCAGGTCAGCGCCGGAATCGGCTGCCGCTGTACCCGAAGCCTCTGCTGGCGGAATCGGCAGGGTCAGGCTCGCCGACGGGTCGCCCGGTAGTCGCTCGCCTGCCATCGGCGGATGCTACCCAGCCACCTGGTCGACGAGTGGCCTTGGCGCGGATCCGGCCCCGGACCTCGGCCATGCGAGGTCCAGGTGCGGGCCCATGTGTTCACTGGACGCCGGCCGTCCTTGGGGAGTTCTCTCTTCCTGTCGAACCGCGAGGGAGTACTCCCTGTGGGATGGACTCCTGTCGTCGCCCCGCTCGTGTGCTCGGGGCTGGGAGAGTGGTGGGCGTGCAGATCGGGACATTCCTCGGCGACATCACGACATTGACCGTGGACGCGATCGTCAACGCTGCGAACGAGCGCCTCACTCGGGGCGGAGGAGTGTGCGGAGCCATCCACACAGCGGCGGGCCCACAGCTCGCGCTGGCATGTGCGGAAATCGGTGGCTGCGACACCGGGTCAGCGGTGGCCACGCCCGGTTTCGATCTCGCGGCGAGGTGGGTGATCCACGCAGTCGGGCCTGTGTGGGATGGCGGCGACCGGGACGAACCCGAACTGCTGGCGTCGGCCTACCGGCGCAGCATCGAGATCGCCGACGAGTTGGGAGCCGAGTCGATCGCGTTCCCGGCCATCTCGACAGGCATCTACGGCATGCCGCTGGAGGTCGGTTGTGACGTGGCGGTCCGGACACTTGTGGCGCTGGACCCCCGCTCGACGCAACGCTGCGTTCTGGTTGCCTTCGATGCGCCGACGCTCGACGCGCTGCAATCCGCTCTGGCTCGGGGCGGGCACAGTTCGGACTGACCGCCCTCCGCACATGGGGTGCGATCCGTCGCTATGTTGGCCGCGTGGTTCTGGTGGTGGTGTCGATGGTCGGGGCAGGCCTTCTGGTCGCGGCAGGGGTGTCCAAGCTCGTCGCGGGCGGTGCTGGCCGGGTCGATGGCCTTCCTGATCTCGTGCCACAGGGCCCGTTGCTCGGAATGGTCGAGGTCGGCATCGGGGCTTGGGCGCTGGTGGCTCCCGGCACGGTGTCGCTGGCCGTTCTCGGGTCCACGTATGCCCTTCTCGCGGCCCTGACCGGTTGGCAGCACAGCATGGGCGTGCAGGACTGCGGGTGCTTCGGTTCCGCACCCGTGCGGCCGAGCATTTTCCACACGG
Coding sequences within it:
- a CDS encoding acyl-CoA dehydrogenase, with protein sequence MTEFSLALNEDQIQIQKWVHDFAEGVVRPVAEEWDEKEEFPWPVVQEAAQIGLYGWDFMAQSMMGDSTGLTMPLAVEELFWGDAGIGLSIFGSGLAAAGIAGVGTTEQVMEWIPQCYGDADNVMLGAFCVSEPDAGSDVSSLRTRAVYDEAKDEWVLNGTKAWITNGGIADVHVVVAAVDPDLRSRGQASFVIPPNTPGLSQGQKYSKMGIRASHTAEVVLDDVRIPGSCLLGGKDKLDDKLAIAREAEKNPKISSGKQPAMSTFEATRPTVAAQAVGIARAAYEYALDYAQERQAFGKPIIQNQAISFMLADMATQVEASRLLVHRAAWLGSNGNFEKAEGSMSKLHAGRTAVWVTERAIQILGGYGYVKEYPVERWHRDAKIYDIFEGTEQIQQLVIARAISGLRIE
- a CDS encoding FAD-dependent oxidoreductase, translating into MAGERLPGDPSASLTLPIPPAEASGTAAADSGADLSADVVVVGLGCAGACAAIEAAEAGAEVLVLEAAAIGGGTSAMSGGIIYMGGGTPIQNACGFDDTPEAMEAFLTAACGPGVNEAKVHEFCRDSVGHFHWLVDHGVPFEPRYHPEHDREPDDDSGLCYSGGEDSWPFNDIAPPAPRGHHPKFPDAAGGFLMQRLTEAVRAAGVSVITDARVDRLAVDKGEVVGVQATIDGEASTVGARLGVVLTAGGFTFNPEMVAQHCPAVSRVNVPIGTEFDDGAAIRMAQGVGAVATGMAHIEVGLPLTPPRSLVRGVLVNGKGKRFINEDTYAGRVGKASLLDNDGQMFFIHSDETFAVNIAGYKPRWVAESAAELEAEMGLPDGSLVDTLERYNSHAQHGEDPEYQKDPEWVIPLEPPFGAVDMTVEGSFYASFTLGGLQTSANGSVLDESGQPVPGLFAAGRTTAGIAGAGYVSGISLADGTYFGRRAGRSAATAGPPARR
- a CDS encoding cysteine--tRNA ligase; amino-acid sequence: MRLYDTVTRSVEPLELREPGKVGMYVCGPTVYGPAHLGHARMALVFDVLRRYLEWSGLEVTFVSNITDIEDKIIALANSQGRSEAEVAGEWEAAWYSTMDALGVARPDSDPHATDYVDAMATLISELVANDHAYVTSDGVYLEVEKVPDYGLLAHQSLDEMLAGGGDRQIIGEEKRNPADFALWKFAKEGEPSWPAEFGAGRPGWHTECVVMSLDLLGDGFDLHGGGIDLAFPHHENERAQAVAVGRPFSQRWVHNGFVEVGGEKMSKSLGNFTTVDDLIERHDPRALRLLILQAHYRSPVEVTPTSMGNAEAALERLDTLARRVSGLADSEPDGERLGAFRERMDDDLDTPGAMAVLFATVTEANRALDSGDESAAAGLVAAWRAMLAAVGLPVEGDGADLPEDVLELCRRRDQARADKDWGSADSIRDELVVLGYVVEDTPSGTAVRPS
- a CDS encoding DUF1211 domain-containing protein — protein: MPRVTTDRGIDRLVNFTDAVVAVAVTLLILPIADLVQEGDTVADLFTTYSSQLISYVAVFLLMVWIWTGHHRFWELMDDYNYPLLWLNTIWLLLLSLFPVIAGFTFRGLEHGQGIAYLSLLALITLVKVFMTLYSRSRKSLISPSAEPGDFVVTMDLWRAACYAMVAGLIAIWPAEADYLIWLVIPLITLTHVVESPRKRSPTDNPEGE
- a CDS encoding macro domain-containing protein, with product MDSCRRPARVLGAGRVVGVQIGTFLGDITTLTVDAIVNAANERLTRGGGVCGAIHTAAGPQLALACAEIGGCDTGSAVATPGFDLAARWVIHAVGPVWDGGDRDEPELLASAYRRSIEIADELGAESIAFPAISTGIYGMPLEVGCDVAVRTLVALDPRSTQRCVLVAFDAPTLDALQSALARGGHSSD